From one Butyricimonas faecihominis genomic stretch:
- a CDS encoding ABC transporter permease has product MGFWTDIYYVFKREFYAVFRDHAVLTFFVALMLGYPVVYTFIYSNEVAREVPVAVVDHSKSALSREFIRNWDATASVDVVARCEDMEAARLLMYKKDIYGILEIPSDFSKNVARGEQAHVSLYCDMGALLNYKALLTAGTDVSLAMGKDIQVQGMEYATVITEQIASSPVQIQDVKLFNPQGGFTSFLIPAVLILVVQQSLLLGVGTITGTERDRRRKGLLLPTNKHFRHPARVVLGKAFAYLPIYFVMSYWVFFIVPRLFGMTQVGERGELMLFLFPFLLACTFFAIAMSFFSREREMPFLIFVFTSVPLMFISGISWPKSAIPEYWVWFGKLFPSSFGIDGFVKINNTGATLSEVLPEFWGLCILMVFYFIVACLLYKRECKKLKINMV; this is encoded by the coding sequence ATGGGTTTTTGGACGGATATATATTATGTTTTTAAACGAGAGTTTTATGCGGTGTTCCGGGATCATGCCGTGTTGACTTTTTTCGTGGCGTTGATGTTGGGGTACCCGGTGGTCTACACGTTTATTTATAGTAATGAGGTGGCGAGGGAAGTGCCTGTGGCGGTGGTGGATCATTCGAAGTCAGCGTTAAGTCGGGAGTTTATCCGGAATTGGGATGCCACGGCGAGTGTGGATGTGGTGGCCCGTTGTGAGGATATGGAGGCGGCGAGGTTATTGATGTATAAAAAAGATATTTACGGGATTCTTGAGATCCCCTCTGATTTTAGTAAGAACGTGGCCCGGGGGGAACAGGCTCACGTGTCTCTTTATTGTGATATGGGGGCTTTGCTGAATTACAAGGCTTTGTTGACGGCTGGGACTGACGTTTCCTTGGCTATGGGGAAGGATATACAGGTGCAGGGGATGGAGTACGCCACGGTGATCACGGAACAGATTGCGTCTTCTCCAGTACAGATTCAGGACGTGAAGTTGTTTAATCCACAGGGAGGTTTCACTTCTTTTTTGATCCCGGCGGTGTTGATTTTGGTGGTGCAGCAGTCGTTATTGTTGGGAGTGGGAACGATTACAGGGACAGAGCGGGATCGACGTCGGAAAGGATTGTTGTTACCTACGAATAAGCATTTTCGTCATCCGGCACGGGTAGTTTTAGGGAAGGCTTTTGCTTATTTGCCTATTTATTTCGTGATGAGTTATTGGGTATTTTTCATCGTACCTCGTTTGTTCGGGATGACCCAAGTGGGGGAACGGGGGGAGCTGATGTTGTTTTTGTTCCCGTTCTTGCTGGCGTGTACCTTTTTTGCTATTGCCATGTCGTTTTTTAGTCGTGAACGGGAGATGCCTTTCTTGATATTCGTGTTCACGTCTGTTCCGTTGATGTTTATTTCCGGAATTTCTTGGCCGAAGTCAGCAATACCGGAATATTGGGTGTGGTTTGGAAAGTTGTTTCCTTCCTCGTTCGGGATTGACGGTTTCGTGAAAATTAATAATACAGGTGCCACGTTGTCAGAGGTGTTACCTGAATTTTGGGGGTTGTGTATATTGATGGTGTTTTATTTTATTGTGGCATGTTTGTTGTATAAAAGAGAGTGTAAAAAGTTAAAAATTAACATGGTTTAG